A window of Paenibacillus polygoni contains these coding sequences:
- the sigY gene encoding RNA polymerase sigma factor SigY has protein sequence MEEHKLIKRAQRGDSQAMAPLLHAHYSFLTKYLIKMTMNPELAEDVAQETMLKCIEKIHQYNGKSKFSSWMITIATRIYIDQMRRTKVEKQWRDREQASRRTEWQIKAQQEEWTDVMQALSKLGYEWRLPILLKHYYGYSYDEIADMMDIRAGTVKSRIHHGLQQLRKELATDEKD, from the coding sequence TTGGAAGAGCACAAGCTAATAAAACGCGCGCAGCGCGGGGATAGTCAGGCGATGGCGCCACTGCTGCATGCCCACTACTCCTTTTTAACAAAGTATCTTATCAAAATGACGATGAATCCTGAGCTGGCCGAGGATGTGGCGCAGGAAACCATGCTGAAGTGTATTGAGAAGATTCATCAATATAACGGAAAATCGAAATTCTCTTCATGGATGATCACGATAGCTACCAGGATTTATATCGATCAGATGCGTCGCACTAAGGTAGAAAAGCAGTGGAGGGACCGGGAGCAGGCATCTAGGCGAACAGAGTGGCAGATAAAAGCTCAGCAAGAGGAATGGACTGATGTGATGCAGGCTTTATCCAAGCTGGGGTACGAATGGCGGCTGCCAATTTTGCTCAAGCATTATTACGGCTATAGCTATGATGAAATCGCAGATATGATGGACATTCGGGCGGGGACGGTTAAGTCCAGAATCCATCATGGATTGCAGCAGTTAAGAAAGGAGCTGGCGACAGATGAAAAGGATTAA
- a CDS encoding polysaccharide deacetylase family protein produces the protein MKATIFVTSDYIGSPNHFDWSQLKEMEQAGLIESVVHTRHHVDLTKSNQAHLVDEISGAKQRLEERLGHPIIAFAYPSGEFNQNVIKVVKRAGFEFAVTTKNGYAQKTQGYLTLHSIRILGGQSIASFVRKFP, from the coding sequence ATGAAAGCAACAATATTCGTCACCAGCGATTATATTGGTTCACCCAATCACTTCGATTGGAGTCAATTAAAGGAGATGGAACAAGCAGGTCTCATTGAAAGTGTTGTGCATACTCGGCATCATGTAGATTTGACAAAAAGTAATCAGGCACATCTTGTAGACGAAATTTCGGGAGCCAAACAAAGGTTGGAGGAGAGATTGGGGCATCCCATAATTGCTTTTGCTTATCCTTCGGGTGAATTCAATCAGAATGTAATAAAGGTTGTTAAGCGTGCTGGATTTGAATTTGCCGTAACAACAAAAAATGGTTACGCTCAGAAAACACAGGGTTACTTAACTCTTCATAGTATTCGAATACTCGGAGGTCAATCAATAGCTTCTTTCGTTCGAAAATTCCCTTGA
- a CDS encoding AraC family transcriptional regulator yields the protein MEYALGNLVVHIHWVIAKPALPGWEDIRQTVTGHTFYYIYSGKGVFRCENKDVEVERGTIVYLWPGLSLYMKSSEAYPLRMTMLLFDCASLRRIENKWSTPEPIERMRMPFLLQLKSEHMGKIGELFREAEREWVPGDYVREARVKSVWYRLVQELHEAAEAGGRQSGEEEITAVLRSFKEKLDTEFAAELRITELAEQTGFSPVYIRRTFAARYGQSPKEYLDQLRNEHAIRRLRFTGESITEIASACGYSDVYQFSKTFKKRSGFSPSEYRRLRRD from the coding sequence ATGGAATATGCTTTGGGGAATTTGGTGGTACATATACACTGGGTCATCGCGAAGCCTGCACTGCCAGGCTGGGAAGATATTCGTCAGACAGTAACCGGGCATACGTTTTACTATATATACAGTGGTAAGGGGGTGTTTCGTTGTGAAAATAAAGATGTTGAGGTAGAGCGTGGCACAATAGTATACCTATGGCCGGGGCTTTCTCTTTATATGAAATCTTCTGAAGCATATCCTCTTCGGATGACGATGCTGCTCTTCGATTGTGCTTCTTTAAGAAGAATTGAAAACAAATGGAGTACTCCAGAACCTATCGAGCGGATGCGAATGCCATTTCTACTACAGTTGAAGAGTGAGCATATGGGAAAGATCGGAGAACTGTTTCGGGAAGCGGAAAGGGAGTGGGTTCCTGGCGATTATGTGCGAGAAGCGAGAGTAAAGTCGGTCTGGTATCGCTTGGTGCAAGAGTTACATGAAGCGGCTGAAGCAGGGGGAAGGCAGAGCGGTGAGGAAGAAATTACGGCGGTTCTTCGCAGTTTCAAAGAGAAACTGGATACCGAATTCGCCGCCGAGCTGCGCATTACTGAATTGGCGGAGCAGACAGGTTTCTCGCCTGTTTATATACGTAGAACCTTTGCAGCTCGCTATGGTCAAAGTCCTAAGGAGTACCTAGATCAACTTCGTAACGAACATGCCATACGCAGGCTGCGATTTACCGGGGAATCCATCACGGAAATAGCGAGTGCATGTGGTTATTCAGACGTCTACCAGTTCAGCAAAACATTTAAGAAGCGGAGCGGTTTCTCTCCTTCAGAATATCGCAGATTGAGGAGAGATTAA
- a CDS encoding transcriptional regulator, translating to MHKTNLDSVPVWVLILVACILLIQSLFLFIHSRRHTKYYWIWGIVGLIQAPGPLIAYWIVHIYLPRRKELRKIGNDRNQPNE from the coding sequence ATGCATAAAACAAATCTCGATTCGGTTCCCGTATGGGTCTTAATACTAGTCGCCTGCATTCTACTGATACAAAGCCTATTTTTGTTCATTCATTCCCGCCGTCATACAAAATACTACTGGATCTGGGGGATCGTCGGACTGATCCAAGCTCCTGGACCGCTTATTGCCTATTGGATTGTTCATATTTATTTGCCGAGAAGAAAAGAACTCCGGAAGATAGGGAATGATCGCAATCAACCAAACGAATAA
- a CDS encoding ABC transporter permease subunit, which translates to MRQFLLFFRKEMLEMGRSYKWLWVPIVFLILGIMQPVVTRFLPEIIESAGNMPEGMTITMEIPTGTEVMAQTLSQYNSVGLMILVLSIMTMISGERQSGVSQMIFAKPVSFVSYVAAKWASMLSLVTVSFVLGYAGAWYYTVQMIGSVETGAAIKAGLLYLLWLWFAGSLTLLLSSLLNSAAGIAFVSLAVVILLSIASQWLPSFTAYSPGSLPQISMQWLQASDKSTSALGAVILCLICIMFFFMIAVYQVKIKKSKF; encoded by the coding sequence ATGAGACAGTTCTTATTGTTTTTTCGTAAAGAAATGCTTGAGATGGGGCGCAGCTATAAATGGTTGTGGGTGCCGATTGTATTTTTGATACTGGGGATCATGCAGCCAGTGGTGACACGTTTTTTGCCAGAAATTATAGAATCCGCTGGAAATATGCCCGAAGGCATGACGATTACCATGGAGATTCCTACTGGAACAGAAGTAATGGCACAGACGCTTAGTCAGTATAACTCAGTCGGACTTATGATCCTGGTGCTGTCCATCATGACAATGATTTCTGGTGAGCGTCAAAGCGGGGTTTCACAGATGATTTTTGCAAAGCCGGTGTCTTTCGTATCCTATGTGGCAGCGAAGTGGGCAAGTATGCTGTCTCTTGTCACTGTGTCTTTCGTGCTTGGTTATGCGGGGGCTTGGTATTATACTGTGCAGATGATCGGAAGCGTCGAGACCGGGGCAGCCATAAAAGCAGGACTCCTCTATTTGCTGTGGCTCTGGTTTGCCGGATCGCTTACACTGCTATTGAGCTCTCTCCTGAATTCTGCAGCAGGTATCGCCTTCGTTAGCTTAGCGGTGGTAATACTGCTGTCCATTGCTTCGCAATGGCTGCCATCGTTTACGGCCTACAGTCCAGGTTCACTGCCGCAAATATCGATGCAGTGGCTGCAAGCAAGCGATAAATCTACGAGTGCTTTGGGCGCAGTCATCCTTTGTTTGATATGTATTATGTTCTTTTTTATGATCGCAGTCTATCAAGTGAAAATAAAGAAATCTAAATTTTAA
- a CDS encoding GNAT family N-acetyltransferase, with the protein MNTDQQLVINNFEEKLKVFTHAVSGKITSEEDFVISNTEVPTDTFNIILPKSPNIKNADKIRYEIDNFSIKGYPFSTWVDAQSLNNDWKELMQEYNLNEAERNAMMKLENTLNVGQNDAHQLIITPVKSKVDFMKYKEVFISLFTGSPEKDALESYFSKFSQAKLGAEVQMFIGCKDEITVSTGLLIESKDSYGIYDVMTKETFRGKGYGSEMFQFLLKQTKDKQKPVVLQASDDGKNIYKRFGFIDVGEMVVFE; encoded by the coding sequence ATGAATACAGATCAACAATTAGTTATAAACAATTTTGAAGAAAAATTAAAAGTATTTACTCATGCAGTTAGTGGGAAAATTACAAGTGAAGAAGATTTCGTCATATCAAATACAGAAGTTCCCACTGATACATTCAATATCATTTTGCCAAAATCTCCTAATATCAAAAATGCAGATAAGATTAGATATGAAATCGATAATTTTTCTATTAAAGGCTATCCCTTTAGTACTTGGGTTGATGCACAGTCTTTAAATAATGATTGGAAAGAACTGATGCAAGAATATAACCTTAACGAAGCAGAACGTAATGCAATGATGAAACTTGAAAATACCCTTAATGTTGGTCAAAATGATGCTCATCAGCTTATTATTACCCCTGTGAAAAGTAAGGTTGATTTTATGAAATATAAAGAGGTATTTATAAGCCTGTTTACAGGTTCACCAGAAAAAGATGCGTTAGAAAGTTATTTTAGTAAGTTTTCACAAGCCAAATTAGGTGCAGAAGTTCAAATGTTTATTGGATGCAAAGATGAAATAACCGTATCTACTGGATTATTAATAGAAAGCAAAGATAGTTATGGCATTTATGATGTGATGACAAAAGAAACATTTAGAGGCAAAGGTTATGGCAGCGAAATGTTTCAATTTCTTTTAAAACAGACAAAGGATAAACAAAAACCAGTTGTATTGCAGGCTTCAGATGATGGGAAAAACATCTATAAACGATTTGGTTTTATAGATGTAGGAGAAATGGTTGTATTTGAATAA
- a CDS encoding ABC transporter ATP-binding protein, translated as MTRTLLQVKDLSKRFKEREVVKGISFSITEGSCAALLGPNGAGKTTTINMLAGLLQPSAGSIELLLNGRPTTDRRPYIGFLPQMPMFYPWMTGAEFLLYTGELAGLTSREAKRETDKWLEAVGIRDAGKRRIGGYSGGMKQRLGLAQALIHRPKLLILDEPVSALDPTGRKDVLTLLRDIRRETTVLFSTHVLHDVEEICDEIIMIQNGNIALQGNLEHIRRTYSEPVIRLEVDGDEASRSWLAAVCSKDFVIHSEISGGRAKLRVANVDQASLTLMADAVSQRIVIRSLEAGHSTLEDLFERVVQS; from the coding sequence ATGACCCGGACTTTGCTACAGGTAAAAGATTTATCCAAACGCTTCAAAGAGCGTGAAGTTGTCAAAGGAATATCATTCAGTATCACCGAAGGCAGCTGTGCCGCTCTACTCGGACCAAACGGTGCCGGCAAAACCACGACGATCAATATGCTGGCTGGATTGCTTCAGCCGTCAGCAGGATCGATTGAGCTATTGCTAAACGGAAGACCGACTACGGACCGGCGGCCTTATATTGGCTTTTTACCGCAAATGCCCATGTTTTATCCTTGGATGACCGGAGCTGAGTTTTTGCTTTATACCGGAGAGCTTGCCGGGTTGACAAGTCGTGAGGCCAAGAGGGAGACCGATAAGTGGCTGGAGGCAGTGGGCATTAGGGATGCGGGTAAGCGCAGGATCGGCGGTTATTCAGGCGGAATGAAACAACGTTTGGGGCTTGCCCAGGCACTCATTCATAGACCGAAGCTGCTCATTCTTGATGAGCCAGTGTCAGCACTCGATCCCACAGGACGCAAGGATGTACTGACTCTGCTCCGGGACATTCGCCGGGAGACGACCGTCCTATTTTCCACACACGTACTGCATGACGTAGAAGAAATTTGTGATGAAATTATCATGATTCAAAATGGCAATATTGCCCTTCAAGGAAACCTTGAACATATTCGCCGAACATATAGCGAGCCAGTGATCAGGCTGGAGGTTGACGGGGACGAGGCATCACGGTCCTGGTTGGCCGCTGTCTGCAGCAAGGATTTTGTCATCCATTCGGAGATTTCCGGAGGACGTGCGAAGCTCAGGGTTGCGAACGTCGATCAAGCTTCCCTTACACTCATGGCCGACGCTGTATCCCAACGCATTGTGATTCGTTCGCTTGAAGCAGGTCATAGCACACTCGAAGACTTGTTTGAGAGGGTGGTGCAATCATGA
- a CDS encoding YxlC family protein — protein sequence MKRIKGTQERTADLNEQDHTHGEGFHEELSAEDQVLIAELLHGFDQMELAIRSPEPPPLHELEKLVAAEQHRLRKRAGLEVVLFLMIALALIGSNILLASMNIVVFVAIQGLVFVGAIAFAVRFFYRSKKKVKSSHA from the coding sequence ATGAAAAGGATTAAAGGAACGCAGGAACGAACTGCCGATCTGAACGAGCAGGATCATACGCATGGTGAAGGCTTCCACGAAGAATTATCTGCAGAGGATCAGGTTCTGATCGCTGAGCTGCTGCATGGATTCGATCAGATGGAGCTGGCCATCCGGAGTCCGGAGCCGCCGCCACTGCATGAGCTGGAGAAGCTGGTCGCAGCTGAGCAGCATAGGCTCCGCAAACGTGCAGGCCTAGAAGTTGTACTGTTTTTGATGATCGCTCTAGCTTTAATAGGAAGCAATATCCTCTTGGCATCCATGAACATTGTTGTATTTGTCGCCATTCAGGGGCTGGTCTTTGTCGGTGCGATCGCGTTTGCTGTACGATTTTTTTATCGTTCTAAGAAGAAGGTGAAATCCAGCCATGCATAA
- a CDS encoding PLD nuclease N-terminal domain-containing protein produces MDIMNSSIPWNLIMPIIVLQLILAVVALVSLYKAEATRGPKWLWVIIILCVNILGSVAYFVFGRKDAS; encoded by the coding sequence ATGGATATAATGAATTCAAGCATACCTTGGAATTTGATCATGCCTATCATCGTCTTGCAGTTGATTTTGGCGGTGGTGGCATTGGTATCACTATATAAAGCGGAAGCAACTCGCGGACCGAAATGGTTGTGGGTCATCATCATCTTGTGCGTTAACATTCTGGGATCAGTCGCTTATTTTGTCTTCGGAAGGAAGGATGCCTCATGA